One Streptomyces sp. NBC_01217 genomic region harbors:
- a CDS encoding DUF5819 family protein — MDSYDDRGVGSVGGGAGPGAGQREDVSSVAGQGPGAGPGPRGGMAALTLPYQIVAAVALSVIGLLACAQLAMVFLHVAPSNTLTKQHGEAVDDWVYPEFEQNWKLFAPNPLQQNIAIHVRAEISGADGRRTTSWMSLSGEDGKAIRGNPLPSHIHQNELRRGWDFYLGSHDSENRANGTRGELSERYIRRIAMLRLSEHDYGGTIERIQIRSEVRSVAAPAWSKEKISTRPSYRVLPWWTVTAADLPENAEGADQ, encoded by the coding sequence ATGGATTCGTACGACGACAGGGGCGTCGGGAGCGTGGGCGGGGGCGCCGGGCCAGGGGCGGGGCAGCGCGAGGACGTGTCGTCCGTCGCCGGTCAGGGTCCGGGGGCGGGTCCGGGTCCCCGTGGCGGCATGGCTGCCCTGACACTTCCGTATCAGATCGTCGCCGCGGTCGCACTGTCGGTCATCGGGCTGTTGGCCTGTGCTCAACTGGCCATGGTGTTTCTGCACGTGGCACCCTCCAACACCCTGACCAAGCAGCACGGTGAAGCGGTCGACGACTGGGTCTATCCCGAGTTCGAGCAGAACTGGAAGCTCTTCGCCCCGAACCCGCTTCAGCAGAACATCGCGATACACGTCCGGGCCGAGATATCCGGCGCCGACGGCCGCCGCACCACCTCCTGGATGAGCCTCTCCGGTGAGGACGGCAAGGCGATACGAGGCAATCCGCTCCCCAGCCACATCCATCAGAACGAACTCCGTCGTGGCTGGGACTTCTACCTCGGCTCCCACGACAGCGAGAACCGCGCGAACGGCACGCGCGGTGAGCTCTCCGAGCGCTACATCCGCCGCATCGCGATGCTGCGCCTCAGCGAACACGACTACGGCGGCACCATCGAGCGCATTCAGATCCGCTCCGAGGTGCGGTCCGTCGCGGCGCCCGCATGGAGCAAGGAGAAGATCAGCACGAGGCCGTCCTACCGGGTGCTGCCGTGGTGGACCGTCACCGCTGCCGATCTCCCCGAGAACGCCGAGGGGGCTGACCAGTGA
- the paaA gene encoding 1,2-phenylacetyl-CoA epoxidase subunit PaaA — MTAVTADQTAQAGSGGPEGAGAALSAAFDAAVAADERIEPRDWMPDAYRASLVRQMAQHAHSEIIGMQPEANWITRAPSLRRKAILIAKVQDEAGHGLYLYSAAETLGTGREELLDKLHAGRQRYSSIFNYPTLTWADVGAIGWLVDGAAITNQVPLCRCSYGPYARAMVRICKEESFHQRQGYELLLTLSRGTPAQHEMAQDAVNRWWWPSLMMFGPPDDASAHSAQSMAWKIKRHSNDELRQRFVDICVPQAEALGLTLPDPDLRWNEERGQHDFGAIDWQEFQEVLKGNGPCNEQRLSQRRRAHEEGAWVRDAAVAYAEKHTAVRNDGEATA, encoded by the coding sequence ATGACGGCAGTGACTGCGGACCAGACAGCGCAGGCGGGATCAGGCGGGCCCGAAGGGGCCGGTGCGGCCCTGTCAGCGGCCTTCGACGCCGCGGTGGCGGCGGACGAGCGCATCGAGCCGCGTGACTGGATGCCGGATGCGTACCGCGCCTCGCTGGTCAGGCAAATGGCCCAGCATGCCCACTCCGAAATCATCGGAATGCAGCCGGAGGCCAACTGGATCACGCGAGCGCCCTCGCTGCGCCGCAAGGCGATCCTGATCGCCAAGGTGCAGGACGAGGCCGGGCACGGGCTCTACCTCTACAGCGCCGCGGAGACGCTCGGCACCGGCCGCGAGGAGCTGCTCGACAAGCTCCACGCGGGCCGCCAGAGGTATTCCTCGATCTTCAATTACCCGACGCTGACCTGGGCGGACGTGGGCGCGATCGGCTGGCTCGTGGACGGCGCCGCGATCACCAATCAGGTGCCGCTCTGCCGCTGCTCCTACGGTCCGTACGCCCGGGCGATGGTCCGCATCTGCAAGGAGGAGTCCTTCCACCAGCGTCAGGGCTACGAGCTGCTGCTCACCCTCAGCCGCGGCACCCCGGCACAGCACGAGATGGCGCAGGACGCGGTGAACCGCTGGTGGTGGCCGTCCCTGATGATGTTCGGCCCGCCGGACGACGCATCGGCCCATTCGGCGCAGTCGATGGCCTGGAAGATCAAGCGTCACTCCAACGACGAGCTGCGACAGCGCTTCGTGGACATCTGCGTCCCCCAGGCCGAGGCGCTGGGGCTCACCCTCCCGGACCCGGATCTCCGGTGGAACGAGGAGCGTGGACAGCACGACTTCGGGGCGATCGACTGGCAGGAGTTCCAGGAGGTCCTCAAGGGCAACGGCCCGTGCAACGAGCAGCGCCTCAGCCAGCGCCGCCGGGCGCACGAGGAGGGCGCCTGGGTCCGGGACGCGGCGGTCGCGTACGCCGAGAAGCACACAGCGGTTCGCAACGATGGGGAGGCGACAGCATGA
- the paaB gene encoding 1,2-phenylacetyl-CoA epoxidase subunit PaaB: MNSSTEWPLWEVFVRSRRGLSHTHAGSLHAPDAEMALRNARDLYTRRSEGVSIWVVPSAQVTASSPDEKDSFFEPAGDKPYRHPTFYEIPEGVKHL; encoded by the coding sequence ATGAACAGCTCGACCGAATGGCCGCTGTGGGAGGTGTTCGTGCGTTCGCGCCGCGGGCTGTCCCACACCCACGCGGGCAGCCTGCACGCCCCCGACGCGGAAATGGCCCTGCGCAACGCACGCGATCTGTACACGCGCCGCTCCGAGGGCGTCTCCATCTGGGTGGTCCCGTCCGCCCAGGTCACGGCCTCCTCGCCGGACGAGAAAGACTCCTTCTTCGAGCCGGCCGGTGACAAGCCGTACCGGCACCCGACGTTCTACGAGATCCCGGAAGGGGTGAAGCACCTGTGA
- the paaC gene encoding 1,2-phenylacetyl-CoA epoxidase subunit PaaC, with amino-acid sequence MTAALALGDDALVLSHRLGEWAGHAPVLEEELALANIALDLLGQARVLLSLVGDEDELAYLREERAFRNVQLVEQPNGDFAQTIARQLYFSVYQRLLYEQLAAGEGPFAGLAAKAVKEVAYHQDHAEHWTLRLGDGTAESHDRMQRGADALWRFTGELFQPVEGVEIDWQSLHSGWLESVTAVLERATLTVPAGPQSGAWTAGAGRQGIHTEPFGRMIAEMQHLHRSHPGASW; translated from the coding sequence GTGACCGCGGCCCTCGCCCTGGGCGACGACGCGCTGGTGCTGTCGCACCGGCTGGGGGAGTGGGCGGGCCACGCCCCCGTGCTGGAGGAGGAATTGGCCCTGGCCAACATCGCCCTGGATCTGCTGGGGCAGGCCCGGGTGCTGCTCTCCCTCGTCGGGGACGAGGACGAGCTGGCGTATCTGCGCGAGGAGCGCGCCTTCCGCAACGTCCAGCTGGTCGAGCAGCCGAACGGCGACTTCGCCCAGACCATCGCCCGCCAGCTCTACTTCTCCGTCTACCAACGGCTGCTGTACGAGCAGCTGGCGGCCGGTGAGGGCCCGTTCGCCGGGCTGGCGGCGAAGGCGGTCAAGGAAGTCGCCTACCACCAGGACCACGCGGAGCACTGGACGCTACGGCTCGGCGACGGCACGGCCGAGAGTCACGACCGGATGCAGCGCGGGGCGGACGCCCTGTGGCGGTTCACCGGCGAGCTGTTCCAGCCCGTCGAGGGTGTGGAGATCGACTGGCAGTCGCTGCACAGCGGCTGGCTGGAGTCCGTCACCGCGGTGCTGGAGCGGGCCACGCTGACCGTGCCGGCCGGTCCGCAGTCCGGAGCGTGGACGGCGGGCGCGGGGCGCCAGGGCATCCACACCGAACCCTTCGGCAGGATGATCGCCGAGATGCAGCATCTGCATCGCAGCCACCCGGGGGCGTCATGGTGA
- the paaD gene encoding 1,2-phenylacetyl-CoA epoxidase subunit PaaD, whose amino-acid sequence MVTETLLEEELHRLAGSVPDPELPVLTLDELGVLRGVDVVAPGKVTVRLTPTYTGCPAIEAMSADIERVLHDHGIPEVSVLTVLSPAWSTDDISAEGRRKLAEFGIAPPRPHDATAPAGGPVPLTLSVRCPHCGSTDTELLSRFSSTACKALRRCVTCREPFDHFKEL is encoded by the coding sequence ATGGTGACCGAAACGCTTCTGGAGGAGGAGCTGCACCGGCTCGCGGGCTCTGTTCCCGATCCCGAACTGCCCGTGCTGACCCTGGACGAGCTGGGAGTCCTGCGGGGTGTGGACGTGGTGGCACCGGGCAAGGTCACCGTACGTCTCACCCCGACCTACACCGGCTGCCCGGCGATCGAGGCCATGTCCGCCGACATCGAGCGGGTGCTGCACGACCACGGCATACCGGAGGTCTCCGTGCTCACCGTGCTCTCGCCGGCCTGGTCCACGGACGACATAAGCGCTGAAGGGCGGCGCAAGCTGGCCGAGTTCGGCATAGCGCCCCCGCGCCCGCACGACGCCACGGCTCCCGCGGGAGGCCCGGTGCCGCTCACGCTCTCGGTCCGCTGCCCGCACTGCGGCTCGACCGATACGGAGCTGCTGAGCCGGTTCTCCTCCACCGCCTGCAAGGCGCTGCGCCGCTGCGTGACATGTCGCGAACCGTTCGACCACTTCAAGGAGTTGTAG
- a CDS encoding 2Fe-2S iron-sulfur cluster-binding protein, translated as MFHPLRVRAIERLTDDSVAVTLAVPSELRETFRHKPGQHLNVRYTVDGEEIRRSYSICSPATEQPADPMLRVGIRLVDGGAFSTYALKELAVGDLIEAMAPMGRFALTPRAGRFAAIVGGSGITPVLSIAATLLAREPDASFCLVRSDRTAVSTMFLDEVADLKDRYPDRFQLVTVLSREEQQAGLPSGRLDRDRLTELLPALLPVPDVDGWYLCGPFGLVQAADRALRGLGIDRIRIHQEIFHVDDGPNATARTRVEAPAHSTLTATLDGRSGNWPVQDGESLLETVLRSRADAPYACKGGVCGTCRAFLVSGEVRMDRNFALEPEETEAGYVLACQSHPVTPEVELDFDR; from the coding sequence ATGTTCCATCCGCTCCGGGTCCGCGCGATCGAACGGCTCACGGACGATTCGGTGGCCGTCACCCTCGCCGTACCGTCCGAGCTGCGCGAGACCTTCCGCCACAAGCCCGGCCAGCACCTCAATGTGCGCTACACCGTCGACGGCGAGGAGATTCGCCGCTCGTACTCGATCTGTTCCCCGGCCACCGAGCAACCGGCCGACCCGATGCTGCGGGTGGGCATCCGGCTCGTCGACGGCGGCGCGTTCTCCACATACGCGCTGAAGGAACTCGCCGTCGGTGACCTGATCGAGGCGATGGCTCCGATGGGCCGCTTCGCGCTCACGCCCCGTGCCGGACGCTTCGCGGCCATCGTCGGGGGCAGTGGAATCACCCCGGTGCTGTCGATCGCGGCGACGCTGCTGGCGCGGGAGCCCGACGCGAGTTTCTGCCTGGTCCGCAGTGACCGGACGGCGGTTTCGACGATGTTCCTTGACGAGGTCGCCGACCTCAAGGACCGCTATCCGGACCGGTTCCAGCTGGTGACGGTGCTCTCCCGGGAGGAACAGCAGGCAGGCCTGCCGTCCGGCCGGCTGGACCGGGATCGGCTCACCGAGTTGCTGCCCGCGCTGCTTCCGGTGCCGGATGTGGACGGCTGGTATCTGTGCGGCCCGTTCGGACTGGTCCAGGCGGCCGACCGTGCGCTGCGCGGCCTGGGCATCGACCGGATCCGTATCCACCAGGAGATCTTCCATGTGGACGACGGGCCGAACGCGACCGCCCGCACCCGTGTCGAGGCACCCGCACACAGCACACTCACCGCGACACTGGACGGCCGCTCGGGCAACTGGCCGGTCCAGGACGGCGAATCACTGTTGGAGACGGTGTTGCGCAGCCGTGCCGACGCGCCGTACGCCTGCAAGGGCGGTGTGTGCGGAACGTGCAGAGCTTTCCTGGTCTCCGGCGAGGTCCGGATGGACCGCAACTTCGCACTGGAACCGGAAGAGACCGAGGCGGGCTATGTGCTGGCCTGCCAGTCGCATCCGGTCACGCCGGAGGTGGAGCTCGACTTCGACCGCTGA
- a CDS encoding acyl-CoA dehydrogenase family protein, whose amino-acid sequence MDFTFTEEQQAATEAAKAVFSGVVPDGVPSPALVPGAVAEDIDRSLWAGLAAGDLLSLTLSPEHGGTGLDLIALCLVLRESSRVLARVPLLETCAVAMVLQRYGDAGLAAELLPRVGRGELVLTVGANGRSGHDPAELAVTARRDSGDSDSGSVWVLDGVQSGVPWAQVADWIAVPAHTADGRAVLSLVRHSDEGVTLAEQVSTSGELLAEVRLDGVRVEDRALIDTADAWEWLRALLTTGTCALALGLGETVLAMTSEYTGKREQFGFPVATFQSVAVQAADRYIDLRAMELTLWQAAWRISTGTTGALPAEGDIAVAKIWASDGVRRIVQTAQHLHGGFGADTDYPLHRFHAWAKQIELSLGPAAAHEAALGDLLAAHPLG is encoded by the coding sequence GTGGACTTCACCTTCACCGAGGAACAGCAGGCAGCCACTGAGGCGGCGAAAGCGGTCTTCTCGGGCGTCGTACCCGACGGAGTGCCCAGCCCCGCTCTCGTGCCGGGCGCGGTGGCCGAGGACATCGACCGGTCTCTGTGGGCCGGGCTCGCCGCGGGCGACCTCCTGAGCCTGACGCTGTCGCCGGAGCACGGCGGGACCGGGCTCGATCTCATCGCACTCTGCCTGGTGCTGCGTGAATCCTCCAGGGTGCTTGCGAGGGTGCCGCTGCTGGAGACGTGTGCGGTCGCCATGGTGCTTCAGCGCTACGGCGACGCGGGGCTGGCGGCGGAGCTGCTGCCCCGCGTCGGCCGGGGTGAGCTGGTTCTCACGGTCGGGGCCAACGGCCGCTCCGGCCACGATCCGGCCGAGCTCGCCGTGACCGCCCGCCGGGACTCCGGCGACAGCGACAGCGGCTCGGTCTGGGTGCTCGACGGGGTGCAGTCAGGGGTGCCGTGGGCGCAGGTCGCGGACTGGATCGCCGTGCCCGCCCACACGGCCGACGGCCGCGCCGTCCTGTCCCTGGTACGCCACTCCGACGAAGGCGTCACGCTGGCTGAACAGGTGTCCACCAGCGGCGAGTTGCTCGCCGAGGTCCGGCTCGACGGCGTACGGGTGGAGGACCGCGCACTGATCGACACCGCCGACGCCTGGGAATGGCTGCGCGCCCTGCTCACCACCGGAACCTGCGCGCTCGCGCTGGGCCTTGGCGAGACGGTGCTGGCCATGACGAGCGAATACACGGGAAAGCGCGAGCAGTTCGGGTTCCCCGTCGCCACGTTCCAGTCCGTCGCCGTCCAGGCCGCCGACCGGTACATCGATCTGCGGGCCATGGAACTGACACTCTGGCAGGCGGCCTGGAGGATCTCCACAGGTACAACCGGCGCGCTGCCCGCCGAGGGCGACATCGCCGTGGCGAAGATCTGGGCGTCGGACGGTGTCCGCAGGATCGTGCAGACGGCACAGCATCTGCACGGCGGCTTCGGCGCGGACACCGACTACCCGCTGCACCGCTTCCACGCCTGGGCGAAGCAGATCGAACTCTCCCTGGGCCCAGCAGCGGCGCACGAGGCAGCCCTGGGCGATCTGCTGGCCGCCCATCCCCTCGGCTGA
- a CDS encoding rhodanese-like domain-containing protein produces the protein MNFAPLPSVDVAVVPSDGFVLDVREDDEWAAGHVEGALHIPMSDFVSRFGELTEAVEDGRRVHVMCRVGGRSAQVTQYLVQQGLDAVNIDGGMLAWDGAGRPMVTDNGNPAFVL, from the coding sequence ATGAATTTCGCCCCGCTGCCCTCGGTGGATGTCGCGGTGGTGCCGTCGGACGGCTTTGTGCTGGATGTCCGTGAGGACGACGAGTGGGCGGCCGGACATGTCGAAGGCGCTCTGCACATTCCGATGAGTGACTTCGTGAGTCGCTTCGGCGAGCTGACCGAGGCCGTCGAGGACGGTCGGCGCGTGCATGTGATGTGCCGGGTCGGTGGCCGGTCCGCCCAGGTCACCCAGTATCTGGTGCAGCAGGGCCTCGACGCCGTGAACATCGACGGCGGGATGCTCGCCTGGGACGGTGCCGGACGCCCGATGGTCACCGACAACGGCAACCCGGCTTTCGTGCTCTGA
- a CDS encoding DUF2252 domain-containing protein, with translation MGEIEATVPVQRAVAGDPRIPVVPGFARRTNAATAVGGSAPQSPREAGKTLRERVPRAAHSALDLPAGRPDAVQAVEESSRGRVPGLTSIRVGRMAATPFAFLRGSAGLMAHDLMGTAVSGVGAQLCGDAHAANFGLYGDARGSLVIDLNDFDETVFGPWEWDLKRLATSLVLAGREAGADEDTCRRGAYDTVGAYRRTMRLLARLPALDAWNAIADEELVSHTDARDLLGTLERVSEKARNNTSARFAAKSTEDSGDGGRRFIDAPPVLRRVPDEEAAAVAAGLGDYLGTISEDRVPLLARYAIHDVAFRVVGTGSVGTRSYVVLLLDHRGEPLVLQVKEARPSVLAPYLPAVGFDVPEVAHEGRRVVLGQKRMQVVSDILLGWATVDGRPFQVRQFRNRKGSVDPAALAADQVDDYGRMTGALLARAHAHSADPRLIAGYCGKNEELDEAVAAFAVTYADRTEADHAELVRAIGSGRIAAELGV, from the coding sequence ATGGGTGAAATCGAAGCGACAGTGCCGGTTCAGCGGGCTGTGGCAGGTGATCCGCGCATTCCGGTCGTACCCGGATTCGCGCGCCGGACGAATGCGGCGACCGCGGTGGGCGGGAGTGCGCCGCAGTCGCCCAGGGAGGCGGGCAAGACGCTGCGGGAGAGGGTGCCCAGGGCCGCTCACTCAGCTCTTGACCTGCCTGCCGGGCGGCCGGATGCGGTGCAGGCGGTCGAGGAGTCGAGCCGGGGCAGGGTGCCCGGACTCACCTCGATCCGGGTGGGACGGATGGCGGCCACGCCGTTCGCGTTTCTGCGCGGTTCGGCCGGGCTGATGGCCCATGACCTGATGGGCACAGCGGTCAGCGGGGTGGGCGCCCAGCTCTGCGGCGATGCGCACGCGGCCAATTTCGGCCTGTACGGCGACGCGCGGGGCAGTCTGGTCATCGACCTGAACGACTTCGACGAGACCGTGTTCGGCCCCTGGGAATGGGACCTCAAGCGCCTCGCCACCTCGCTGGTTCTCGCCGGGCGCGAGGCGGGGGCGGACGAGGACACCTGCCGCCGGGGCGCGTACGACACGGTGGGCGCATACCGGCGGACGATGCGTCTGCTGGCCAGACTGCCCGCACTCGACGCGTGGAACGCCATCGCGGACGAGGAGTTGGTCTCGCACACGGACGCGCGGGATCTGCTCGGCACCCTGGAGCGGGTCTCGGAGAAGGCCCGTAACAACACCAGCGCCCGCTTCGCGGCCAAGTCCACCGAGGATTCCGGGGACGGCGGACGCCGCTTCATAGACGCGCCGCCGGTTCTGCGGCGGGTGCCGGACGAGGAAGCCGCGGCGGTGGCGGCGGGACTCGGTGACTATCTGGGCACGATTTCGGAGGACCGCGTACCGCTCCTCGCCAGGTATGCGATCCATGACGTGGCGTTCCGGGTGGTCGGTACGGGGAGCGTCGGCACCCGGTCGTACGTGGTGCTCCTGCTCGATCACCGTGGTGAGCCCCTGGTGCTGCAGGTGAAGGAGGCGCGGCCCTCCGTGCTGGCGCCCTACCTCCCGGCTGTCGGGTTCGATGTGCCGGAGGTGGCGCACGAGGGGCGCCGGGTGGTGCTCGGGCAGAAGCGGATGCAGGTCGTCAGCGACATCCTGCTGGGTTGGGCCACCGTCGACGGACGCCCGTTCCAGGTGCGGCAGTTCAGGAACCGCAAGGGCAGTGTGGATCCGGCGGCCCTGGCAGCCGATCAGGTCGACGACTACGGCCGGATGACGGGTGCACTGCTGGCGCGGGCCCATGCGCACAGCGCCGATCCGCGGCTGATCGCGGGCTACTGCGGCAAGAACGAAGAGCTGGACGAGGCGGTGGCGGCGTTCGCGGTGACGTACGCGGACCGCACGGAGGCGGACCACGCGGAGCTGGTGCGGGCCATCGGTTCGGGGCGGATAGCCGCCGAACTGGGCGTGTGA
- a CDS encoding winged helix-turn-helix transcriptional regulator, with protein MAEHSEQACRRVDVGITRVFELFGKRWTGPIVSVLLQQPVHFADLRRAIPGISERMLSDRLSELGAAGLVVREVDEGPPLRVSYRLTGAGAAMEPALKELAHWSNTYLTSEDPC; from the coding sequence ATGGCGGAGCACAGCGAACAGGCGTGTAGGCGGGTCGATGTCGGCATCACCCGTGTCTTCGAGCTGTTCGGCAAGCGCTGGACGGGGCCGATCGTCTCGGTGCTGCTGCAGCAGCCGGTGCACTTCGCCGATCTGCGGCGAGCGATTCCGGGCATCAGCGAGCGCATGCTTTCGGACCGGCTTTCCGAACTCGGTGCGGCCGGACTGGTGGTGCGTGAGGTCGATGAGGGGCCGCCGCTGCGGGTTTCGTACCGTCTGACCGGGGCCGGTGCCGCGATGGAACCCGCGCTCAAGGAGCTGGCTCACTGGTCGAATACGTATCTGACCTCTGAAGACCCCTGCTGA
- a CDS encoding FMN-dependent NADH-azoreductase, whose translation MATLLHLDSAVFPEGSASRDVSAAFVQAWREQHPDGQVVYRDLAASPLPHLDAAAVAAGAEDPLRRELADELAAADAILIGAPMYNFTIPSTLKAWLDQVIIVGHNAGPDSTATGTPITVVASRGGSYAAGTPREGAEFVQNYLETLLTTMFGAEVDFIVPELTLARSQPAMADLIPLADASRTQAFSVAAEKGKTLAARLAA comes from the coding sequence GTGGCCACACTTCTTCACCTCGACTCCGCCGTCTTCCCCGAGGGCTCCGCGTCGCGCGATGTCAGTGCCGCCTTTGTGCAGGCCTGGCGTGAGCAGCACCCCGACGGCCAGGTCGTCTACCGCGACCTCGCCGCTTCCCCGCTGCCCCATCTGGACGCCGCGGCTGTCGCCGCCGGCGCCGAGGACCCGCTGCGCCGTGAACTCGCGGACGAGCTGGCAGCGGCGGACGCCATCCTGATCGGCGCCCCGATGTACAACTTCACCATTCCGTCCACGCTGAAGGCCTGGCTCGACCAGGTGATCATCGTCGGCCACAACGCGGGTCCGGACAGCACGGCGACGGGCACCCCGATCACCGTCGTCGCCAGCCGGGGTGGCTCGTACGCCGCCGGCACCCCGCGCGAGGGCGCCGAGTTCGTCCAGAACTACCTGGAGACGCTGCTGACGACCATGTTCGGCGCCGAGGTCGACTTCATCGTCCCGGAACTGACGCTGGCCCGGTCCCAGCCCGCGATGGCCGATCTCATTCCGCTCGCCGACGCCTCCCGCACCCAGGCCTTCTCCGTAGCCGCGGAGAAGGGCAAGACCCTCGCCGCCCGCCTCGCAGCCTGA